Part of the Lichenicola cladoniae genome is shown below.
GGCACGCAGCCCAGCGCCACCGCGTCCGGCCGCAACGACCGCTCCAGCTCCGGCACCGCCTGGTCGAGATAGATGAAGATCTCGAGACGGTTGCGTGCATGCAGCATGGTCCGCGCATCGAGCCCGACCAGGTCGATGAACAGGAACTTCTCCGGCAGCGCGAAATACTCGGTCAGTAGCCGGAAGCCGGAAAAGGAGCGCGCCGACCACGGATAGAGGGCCTCCTCGGGAGCGAACCCGGCAGGCTGGATCGACGAGGCCGGCAGCAGCGTGGGCTCGACGTCGTTCGGTCCGTCCGCGCAGGCAACGCCGATGCCGTTGCGACAGATCAGCTCGTACAGCGCCAGGCTCTGCTCGATCGGCCCGCGCAGGAACAGGCGCAGCCGGTCGATCTCGAGGTCGGCGAAGCTGGTGTCGGGACTGGTGGTCTCGAGCACGATGCGCAGGCTGGACCGCACCCCCCTCGCCTGCGGGTTGACCGGCGCCACCAGCGGCAGGCCGGTCAGCCGCACGCTGGTGACGTTGATCGGCCATAGCGTGGCGTCGGAGGTGGTGCGGAAGCGGCACGGCTCGCCCTCCACCGGCTCGGTCTCGACCGCACTGCCGCGCGGCACCAGCACCGGCACCTTGAGCTCGGGCTGGCAGGTCAGCTGGACCACCGAGGCGGACGGTACCGGCGCCAGGTAATGCGGATACAGCACCCCGAGCAGCGCGTCGGTCAGCTCCGGAAACTCGTCGTCCAGGCGGCGATGCACGCGCCCGGAGAGGAACGCCACCCCTTCGAGCAGACGGCCGACATGCGGATCGTCGACCGCATCCGGACCCATGCGCAGCCGGCCGGCGGCCTTCGGATTTGCCTCGGCGAACTGCGAGGCCAGTTCGCGCAAGGCGACGAGTTCGCGATTGTAGTAGGGAAGCAATCCGTCTGACATATCTTAGGTGCCGCTCTGCAGATGCAGGACCATTTCCGCGGTCGCGGCATTGACCGTGGTGTCGAACGCGATCGGCGCGACCACCGGCTCGACCCGGAGCAGCGCCTCGATCCGCAGACGCAACGTGCTGCGCAGCCGGTCCGGATCGTCGGTGAGCCGGACATGGACCTGGGCCAGGCGCGGCTCGAACCGCTTGATAGTCAGCTCGATCTCGTCACGAAGCGTCTCGCGCTCCTCGCGACGGTTGAGCGCGCCGGAGGTGAAGTTGGGCACGCCGTATTGCAGGCCGGACGTCCGCAGCGCGGTGAGCTGCACCGGCACCGAGGCCCAGGGGCGGTGCGCGTTCAGCAGCGCCTCCAGGTCGCGGTGCACCGAGGCGCGCAACGCGGCGATCTCGTCGACGCGTACGGACGGGCCGTGCACGGGACCGTCGGTGTCGAGCAACCGGTCGAACACCGAGCTTTGCACCCGTCGCGGCGTGTCGCGCGCAACCGGCATGCGCGGCATTCTCATGCGCGTCGCCGAGGCCGGGCATCCCTCATCCGAAGGTGAGCGAGACGAGATCCTGAATCGCCAGCCCATCCTCGCCGGCCAGGAACAGTCGCTGTCCACGGCCCCGCACCAGGGTCTCGCCACTCCACTCGGTGGATTTGCCGAGGCGCAGTGTATCGGCGTCCGCCTCGCCGGGCGACGATGCGGTCGTCGGACCGCCGGCATAGATCGCCGGCACATAAACGTCGCCATCCGGACCGGCCCGCACGGTCATGCTGCAGCGGCGCCAGAACAGGTCGCGCGGACGGCGGGCAGGATGGAAGATGGCCTCCTCGATCCGCTCGGTCGGCATCCAGAAATAGCGGCCGGTCACGGTTAGGACTTCGATGAAACCAGCGCAGATATCGTCGGCGTCCCGGAAATCGTCGAATAAGGCATCCTCGTGCTGTCCGCCGACATGCGGCCGTACGGCTTCGGCTTGCTGGGCCGCCTGCGCGGCACCCGCCTCGTCGCCTTCACGCAGCAGGGTCAGCGCTTTCAGGGAGAGGCTGAGGGACTCCGTCGGTTCACCGACGAATTCGGGCACCCGGCCCTCGTTCCACGTCTGCTGCCGGGCGATTTCGGCGCGCAGCAGATGCCGGAACTCGGACGCGACCAGCATAAGCGAGGGATCGATAGTTTCCGCAGCGGCCAGCACCGTGTCGGCACGTTCGAAGCGGCCGGCGAACAGCAGCAGCTCGGCCAGCAGCATGCGATGTTCCATGACAGCGGGCGCGCGACGCACGCTGTCGTTGGCGGCCGTGATGGCGGCTTCGAGATGTCCGGCGCGAAACAGCGAACCGGGCTTGTTGGACATGTCCGCCGCCTCGTTCGAGGCGCCGGCGTCGTTCTGGGCTGCACACATAATGCCGGTATTTCCTTTCATTACGGAGACGATGTCAATCGTGGACGGATCGTTCTTCAGTTGCGTGAGCCGGGAGCAGACAACTCCGTGACCAGGCGGAACGCCGCCTCGATATCGTCGAGCTGGTAATGCGGCTGCAGATGGATCACGCAACCGAACGTTCCGGGACGATCGGGCTGCTCGCGGACCGTGATGCGGCTCGCCACCAATGGATGCCGGGCACGACTTTCAGGCCCGGCCCGCATGCTGCCATTGGTATATTCCGAGAGCCATTTCTGCAGCCGGCGTTCGATCTCGTCGGCGGTCAGCAACGAGCCGACCATTTCGCGACCCATGACCTTAAGATAGTGCGCGAACCGCGATACGCACAGCACCGAGTTGATCTGCGCCGAGATGCGCGCATTGGCCCCGGCGGCCACGGCGTCCCGAACGCCGCCTTCCTGCAGCGTCGGCACATGCATGCTGCGCACCGACGCGAAAACCGCCTCGTTGCCGTGCGGCAGCCGATTGAGCGGGATCAGGCCTGCATCGATCAGCAGCCGCTCCTGCCCGTCGGTCAGCACGAGATCCAGCGACTGGCGGCACCAGCCGCGCTCGTGGTCGGTATCGAACGGCTCGACCACCAGGTCCGGTACCAGGCCGCCGCCGATCCGGTCGGGATCGATGCCGCGGATGTCGGCCGGCCACTGGAATTGGGTCTGCGCCCGTACCACCACGGAGGCGAACGCATAGCAGCCTACCGACCAGACCCGCTCACGTGCACTCGGCGCGAACTCGGCGTACCGAAAGCCCTCCTGCCGCGAGGGGTCCGCGGTCCAGGGAGGCCGCGCGAGCACGCGCGGCATGGTGATGCACAGGAAGCGCGAATCTTCCCGCGTCGAGAGGGTCCGCCAGCGCGCGTGATCGTCGTCGCGCAACGAAGTCGATGGATCGAACGACAGGGCAAGATCCTCGAACCGATCGACGCCGAGCAGTTCCGGCGCGGCGGCGACCACGACTGGGGCAAAGGCTGCCGCAGCGACCGCGCCGAGCGATGCGAGTGCGGCGATATCGTCGAGCGATGGCAGGTCTTGCACCCGCCGGCTCGGGGGACGGTGGCGCATCTCGTGATCGACGACGAGCAGGCCGAACGGCTCGCCGCCGGCGCGACCGATTTCGCTTTCGTAGATCAGCCGGAACAGGGCGCTCTGGTCGAACTCCAGTGCACGATCGAGATCGCGGCAGATCTCACGCCAGGTCACGGACAGGACGCGTACGCGTACCGATGCCGACGCATCAAGCCCGTCAACCAGCCAGGCGAGGCCGCGCCAGGACCCCTCGAAACGCTGGAAGCGCGGATCATGCAGGATTGCGTCAAGCTGGTCGCCGATCAAGCGGTCGATGAGTGCTATGTCGCGGTCGATGAGACCACGCAGGCGATCGTCCAGAGAAATTGCGTTGACCGGGCCGGCACCAAGCAGCGCGGGTCCGAACCACTCGATCAGGCCGTCGAGGCCGCTACGCAGAAAATGTCCCAGGAGATTGGCGACCCGCACGGTATCCGGCCCGGTGAAACCGCCCTCGAGGACGGTCTCACGCAGGCCGGCCTTGCCGCCATCAAGCCTGGAACCGGCTTGAATGTGTCCCAGAACGATTCCTAACGGGTCACGCTTTTTCCGGAATACGGGCAACCATGCGCAGGCTGGTGGTCAGCTCTTCCATCTGCAGCCACGGCCGCATGTATGCGATCGCATTGTACGCACCCGGGCGGCCGGGGATCTCCCGCACCTCTACGCGTGCTTCACGCAGCGGATATTTTGCCTTGCTGTCGGGACCGGCGTTCTCGTTGGTGTTGACGTAGTTCTTGATCCAGCGGTTCAGCCAGATCTCGCAATCCTCGGCCTCCATGAACGAGCCGATCTTGTCGCGCGCCATCACCTTCAGGTAATGCGCAAACCGGCTGGTCGCCATGATGTAGGGCAGGCGTGCCGAGATGCGGGCGTTGGCGGTCGCGTCCGGGCGGTCGTACTCCTTGGCCTTCTGCGCCGTCTGAGCACCGAAGAAGACCGCGAAATCGTGGTTCTTGTAGTGGCACAGGGGCAGGAAGCCGAGGTTGGACAGCTCGTACTCGCGGCGGTCGGTGATGCCGATTTCCGTCGGGCACTTCGCGTCCAAATCGCCGTCGTCGGACTGGAAGATATGGGTGGGCAGGTTGTCCACCTTGCCGCCGCCTTCGGCACCGCGGATCGCGGTGCAGAACCCGTGCTTGGAGAACGCATCGGTCAGGCGCGTGCCCATCACGTAGGCGGCGTTCATCCAGCAATACTGGTCGTGATCCATGCTGAGCGCCTTGCCCGCGACATCGAGCGGCGCTTCTTCGTAGTCGAACTCGTCGATCGGCTTGGTCAGCGCGCCGTACGGCAGTCGTGCCACGACGCGCGGCATAACCAGGGAAACGAAGCGACTATCCTCGCTGTCGCGGAAGCCGCGCCACTTCTGATATTCGACCGTATCGAAGATCTTGGCGAGATCGCGTGGCTTGGACAATTCGGTCCAGCTGTCGAAGCCGAACATGTTGGCGCCGGCAGCCGAGATGAACGGTGCGAACGCGGCAGCGCTGACGTTGGAAATCAGCCGCAGCGTCTCGATATCGTCCGGGTGGTTGCCCCATTCGTAGTCGCCGATCAGCGCGCCATATGGCTCGCCGCCGGGCGTGCCGAATTCGTTCTCGTAGATCTTGCGGAACAGCAGGCTCTGGTCGAATTCGACAACGCGGGTCAGGTCGCGGTTGAGGTCGCGCTTCGACGCGTTCAGCAACCGGATCTTGAGCATCGTGCCGGTTTCGCTGTTCATCACGAAGTAATGCAGGCCGCGCCAGCTTCCCTCGAGCTTCAGAAACCGCGGATCGTGGATGATCTCGTTCAGCTGGTCGGACAGCTTCTTGTCGATCTCGGCGATCGCCCGCTCGATGGTGCGATTGAGGTTGCGATCGAACTTGATGGTGCCGGCCTCGGCCTGCTCGACCAGTGCCCGAACCAGGTCCTGCGCCCGATCGGGCTCGGTTTGGCGGGTGGCCGACACGACCTGCTGCAGGAGGTCGTTGGTCTCAACGGCTTTTGAAGCGCCGGTGTTGGGTGTTGTGGTTTGCGACATCGATCAGGCTCCGGCCTTCGGACCGAGCTGGCTGGTAACCTGCTTCAGGTCGTCACCATCCTTGAGGATTTTTTCAAGCAACGCCTCGAGCTCCTCGGAACGATCGGCCTTGCTCATCAGGTCGCGCAGCTTGTTGCGTGTTTCGAGCAGCGCACGGAGCGGAGCCACCTGATCCAGCACGCGACCCGGCTCGAAATCCTCGATCGAGTTGAATTTGAGAGACACCGCAATTTCGGTACCGTCATCGGTCAGCTTGTTCGGGACGATGAGATTGAGGCCCGGAGTCAGCCGGGTCATGACCTCGTCGAAATTGTCACGATCGACCTGGATGAACTTTCGCTCCGCCAGCGGACGCAGTGGCTGGGTCGGATCGCCGGAGAAATCGCCCAGCACTCCCACGACGAACGGCAGTTCGCGAATGACTTCTGCGCCCTCGGTCTCGACTTCATAGGTGATATGGACGCGCGGACGGCGCACCCGGCTCAGCTTCTCGTGAATACTTGCGCTCATCGAAGCCTCTCCTTGCTGCCATCGCACCTGGCCGCAACCGTGACATCACGATCCTCGACATGATCAGGAAACACGATCAAACGCCTTCGGCATCTGTCTTGCAATAAACGCAGCCTCCGGCATGTCGATCCGGACGACCAAGATGCCTCACCGTATGCGCCGCTCTGGGGAACGGTCAATCCTCGGTATAACCTCGCAGAGCTCACATTGGGGCAAGCCGGTCGCCGGACACCTCCCGGGAGGCTCGCACACACAGGCTGCACCATTGGGATGGCGGCGCGCACCATGTGATAATTGGATGACAATCAACCGGAAATTGGACGGATACCGAGTTGCGATAGAATAATCGCGCGCGCCTCCGGATCCGGAACGACTTCGCCGAGAAGCTCGGGCCAGGTGAGGCGTCCACGCCGCACGGCCTCCTCGAGGGTGTAGGCCAGGGGCGAATGCGGCTCGTGGGTGCGAAAGAATTCTGCGACGTCGAGCAGCGTCGCCAGCATGCTTTCCCGTGTCGGCCGCTTCGGTGCGTGCGGAACCGGAGTGCCCTGGTCCGCCGTCATGTCGCCCGGCTCCGCGAGCGCTTCCGCGATGGGCGACTCTATCTCGTCGGGCTGGGCAAGACGGTCGGGCACATATCGCTCGGCGATGCGGATGATCTTCTCGATGACGCCGGCCACGCGACTGCAGGGCGGCGCTTCCGTCCCTGCCACAGCGGCCAGGGCCTCCACCAGATCCTGCCACGCAAGCAACGCCACCTGTGCCTCGCGGCCGATCACGCCCAGTTGCGCAGCACCGATCGTCCGGGCTGCGTCCTCGAGCTCGCGGAACGGCAGGACCCCGGTGGCAAGTTTCTGTTTCTTTTTAGCGGCTTCGCCGATGCCCTCGACCTCCTCGCCCCGCTCGAAACGCCACAATGTCACCGCACTCTGGTCGGTGTGCGTGAACAGCACGAGCTTGCGGAGCGGCTGCATCAGGGTGCCATCACTGCCGACGCCGTTCAGGCCGGCGAGCGGCGTGGTCCGGCCCTCGATCCCATCCTCGTCGGGCAGCGGATACAGCCCGTGCGCCCAGTATTCGCGAACCAGCCCGGCAATCAGCATGGCGCCCTCGGTCAGGCCGGCGAGGCCGTGCTGCCGCACCAGCGCTTCCGCGAGCCATGCCGCAACCTCGATATCCTTTCCGTTCGATGACAGAATGGAGAGCGCATGATCGCGCACGGCATTCCAGCTCGGCGGTATTCCGCTATCGGCCGCGTCGTGATCGCTCGAGCGCTCGATCTGCCGCGCATCGGCACGTGCGTCACGCAGCCGGAAATAGGGAGATTGCGGCGATACGTCGGAGCGAGGATCGGACCCGGCTGGCTGTTCGCCGGGAAACGGGGCCAGCAAGGTTGCGAGATCGGTGGAAGCTGGCGTCAAGTTCATATGGTCCCGGATACGGAACTTGAGGCTGTTCCTGGTGACAGACGTTGATACTCTATTCAGCAGTGCCGTTGCTGGACAGATGCGCCCCGAAAAACTAACGTCTCGAAGCATGACGTTTAGTATGCGCCGCCGCAAGGCCGTGCAATTCAGGGATCTGCATGGCCGCAATCGACCTGTCGCTGCTCGTCGCACGACTGAATGGCACGTGCCGCAGGGCGCTTGAAGCAGCCGCGGGACTGACGCTGTCCCGCACGCACTACAATGTCGAGATCGAGCACTGGCTGCTGCAACTGGTAGGAACCGCCGGCACGGATATTCCGGTGCTGTTGCGTCACGTTGATATCGACGAAGGCCGGCTGACTGC
Proteins encoded:
- the tssB gene encoding type VI secretion system contractile sheath small subunit, producing the protein MSASIHEKLSRVRRPRVHITYEVETEGAEVIRELPFVVGVLGDFSGDPTQPLRPLAERKFIQVDRDNFDEVMTRLTPGLNLIVPNKLTDDGTEIAVSLKFNSIEDFEPGRVLDQVAPLRALLETRNKLRDLMSKADRSEELEALLEKILKDGDDLKQVTSQLGPKAGA
- the tssC gene encoding type VI secretion system contractile sheath large subunit, which gives rise to MPVFRKKRDPLGIVLGHIQAGSRLDGGKAGLRETVLEGGFTGPDTVRVANLLGHFLRSGLDGLIEWFGPALLGAGPVNAISLDDRLRGLIDRDIALIDRLIGDQLDAILHDPRFQRFEGSWRGLAWLVDGLDASASVRVRVLSVTWREICRDLDRALEFDQSALFRLIYESEIGRAGGEPFGLLVVDHEMRHRPPSRRVQDLPSLDDIAALASLGAVAAAAFAPVVVAAAPELLGVDRFEDLALSFDPSTSLRDDDHARWRTLSTREDSRFLCITMPRVLARPPWTADPSRQEGFRYAEFAPSARERVWSVGCYAFASVVVRAQTQFQWPADIRGIDPDRIGGGLVPDLVVEPFDTDHERGWCRQSLDLVLTDGQERLLIDAGLIPLNRLPHGNEAVFASVRSMHVPTLQEGGVRDAVAAGANARISAQINSVLCVSRFAHYLKVMGREMVGSLLTADEIERRLQKWLSEYTNGSMRAGPESRARHPLVASRITVREQPDRPGTFGCVIHLQPHYQLDDIEAAFRLVTELSAPGSRN
- the tssC gene encoding type VI secretion system contractile sheath large subunit yields the protein MSQTTTPNTGASKAVETNDLLQQVVSATRQTEPDRAQDLVRALVEQAEAGTIKFDRNLNRTIERAIAEIDKKLSDQLNEIIHDPRFLKLEGSWRGLHYFVMNSETGTMLKIRLLNASKRDLNRDLTRVVEFDQSLLFRKIYENEFGTPGGEPYGALIGDYEWGNHPDDIETLRLISNVSAAAFAPFISAAGANMFGFDSWTELSKPRDLAKIFDTVEYQKWRGFRDSEDSRFVSLVMPRVVARLPYGALTKPIDEFDYEEAPLDVAGKALSMDHDQYCWMNAAYVMGTRLTDAFSKHGFCTAIRGAEGGGKVDNLPTHIFQSDDGDLDAKCPTEIGITDRREYELSNLGFLPLCHYKNHDFAVFFGAQTAQKAKEYDRPDATANARISARLPYIMATSRFAHYLKVMARDKIGSFMEAEDCEIWLNRWIKNYVNTNENAGPDSKAKYPLREARVEVREIPGRPGAYNAIAYMRPWLQMEELTTSLRMVARIPEKA
- a CDS encoding type VI secretion system accessory protein TagJ produces the protein MCAAQNDAGASNEAADMSNKPGSLFRAGHLEAAITAANDSVRRAPAVMEHRMLLAELLLFAGRFERADTVLAAAETIDPSLMLVASEFRHLLRAEIARQQTWNEGRVPEFVGEPTESLSLSLKALTLLREGDEAGAAQAAQQAEAVRPHVGGQHEDALFDDFRDADDICAGFIEVLTVTGRYFWMPTERIEEAIFHPARRPRDLFWRRCSMTVRAGPDGDVYVPAIYAGGPTTASSPGEADADTLRLGKSTEWSGETLVRGRGQRLFLAGEDGLAIQDLVSLTFG
- the tssA gene encoding type VI secretion system protein TssA; amino-acid sequence: MTPASTDLATLLAPFPGEQPAGSDPRSDVSPQSPYFRLRDARADARQIERSSDHDAADSGIPPSWNAVRDHALSILSSNGKDIEVAAWLAEALVRQHGLAGLTEGAMLIAGLVREYWAHGLYPLPDEDGIEGRTTPLAGLNGVGSDGTLMQPLRKLVLFTHTDQSAVTLWRFERGEEVEGIGEAAKKKQKLATGVLPFRELEDAARTIGAAQLGVIGREAQVALLAWQDLVEALAAVAGTEAPPCSRVAGVIEKIIRIAERYVPDRLAQPDEIESPIAEALAEPGDMTADQGTPVPHAPKRPTRESMLATLLDVAEFFRTHEPHSPLAYTLEEAVRRGRLTWPELLGEVVPDPEARAIILSQLGIRPISG
- the tssE gene encoding type VI secretion system baseplate subunit TssE; the protein is MPVARDTPRRVQSSVFDRLLDTDGPVHGPSVRVDEIAALRASVHRDLEALLNAHRPWASVPVQLTALRTSGLQYGVPNFTSGALNRREERETLRDEIELTIKRFEPRLAQVHVRLTDDPDRLRSTLRLRIEALLRVEPVVAPIAFDTTVNAATAEMVLHLQSGT
- the tssF gene encoding type VI secretion system baseplate subunit TssF produces the protein MSDGLLPYYNRELVALRELASQFAEANPKAAGRLRMGPDAVDDPHVGRLLEGVAFLSGRVHRRLDDEFPELTDALLGVLYPHYLAPVPSASVVQLTCQPELKVPVLVPRGSAVETEPVEGEPCRFRTTSDATLWPINVTSVRLTGLPLVAPVNPQARGVRSSLRIVLETTSPDTSFADLEIDRLRLFLRGPIEQSLALYELICRNGIGVACADGPNDVEPTLLPASSIQPAGFAPEEALYPWSARSFSGFRLLTEYFALPEKFLFIDLVGLDARTMLHARNRLEIFIYLDQAVPELERSLRPDAVALGCVPIVNLFERSCEPVALSHEETEYHIAPDHRRPRGLEIWSVERVRELHGDGSSRPWRPFYRHAPHDFAEDRGPGDRSQADAQPAGFYNVTRRTGAPSLGGTELFLAPMDPAMSVDRPADAVLSIDALCSNRDLPALLPFGGGQPHLHLSEGLATVQSVDCLVPPTASLRAQLQDSRAWRLISHLSLSHLSIVGGGAGAESLRDVLRLYDLHDSAETRNGIGGLVGVSSASGTARVPGARPGAFCRGLDVQLEFDARVWTSSGLYLMASVLERFLALHATVNSFVRTTVVLQGRPGIVARFPPRAGSRVLL